The following are encoded together in the Novipirellula artificiosorum genome:
- the rnhA gene encoding ribonuclease HI — protein sequence MKKVDLYTDGACSGNPGPGGWAFILRCSKTEKELERSDGDPDTTNNKMELTAVIRGLEALREPCEVTLHADSTYVGQGITSWMAGWKRRGWKRKDGSKLVPIKNEELWRSLDQLMQTHSILFNHVKGHDGHLENERCDQLAVQAYQKYLSRRAQ from the coding sequence ATGAAGAAGGTCGATCTCTATACCGACGGAGCATGCAGTGGAAATCCGGGCCCAGGTGGTTGGGCATTTATTCTGCGATGCAGCAAAACCGAGAAGGAACTCGAACGTAGCGATGGTGACCCCGATACCACCAACAACAAGATGGAGTTGACTGCGGTGATCCGAGGCCTCGAAGCGCTCCGAGAGCCTTGCGAAGTGACGCTGCACGCCGACAGCACCTATGTTGGCCAAGGGATCACCAGTTGGATGGCGGGCTGGAAACGCCGTGGCTGGAAACGCAAAGACGGTTCAAAGTTGGTCCCGATCAAGAACGAGGAGCTTTGGCGATCGCTCGATCAGTTGATGCAAACTCACTCGATCCTCTTCAATCATGTCAAAGGCCACGACGGCCATCTCGAGAACGAGCGCTGTGACCAATTGGCAGTGCAGGCGTACCAAAAATACCTCTCACGCCGCGCTCAATAG
- a CDS encoding DNA gyrase subunit B, with protein MSDDTPSDPDFKHVTDAGETPDASASADAPVVAAKPRLSANAEYTDKDLQHLSDLEHVRERPGMYIGDTANRGLHHLVYEVVDNSIDEAMAKFANTVSVTVHTDGSVTVEDDGRGIPVTRHDQLSEELDREVSTLEGVMTVLKFGGKFEKGAYQTSGGLHGVGVTVVNFLSQWAEVEVSRDGFTWTQEYERGVPTGPVVKGRATKRTGTKTTFKADSRIFSVTKYSFDMLNKRLQELAFLNSGVHIKFHDERNGEGGDFKYERGIVEFVEHLNRASDVLHSDVIQLIGEKDGTEYEIALQYSTEFTENVQSYVNNIHTIEGGTHVSGFRSALTRTLNTYGKKENLFKGSTIPGGDDFREGITAVISVRVPHPQFEGQTKTKLGNSEVEGIINTGVGEQLAKYMEENPRIAKTIVRKGLLAAEAREAARKAKDLLRKRKDALGGGGLPGKLRDCISKNMEECEVYLVEGDSAGGSAEGGRMREFQAILPLRGKIINAYKSREDKVLANEEVQSMIQAIGTGIGADQDLTKRRYNKVIIMTDADVDGSHIRTLLLCFFYRQMYQLVAGGHVYVAQPPLFRVQHGKSRYYVQSEEEMKGQLLERGLNDTVFEAEDGRRAEGETMRRLCTTLASMEDAILALERRGVSLRIHAERLDPVAGKLPSLLLTYENEEHWFHTQEEVETLLNEKGWLLDNEEIEEDDSVEINEDDAEAKVEPEKPEVMAHLAELHEVRTINSGLKDLQPLGFGLEDIIPIERTGATTPRFELIRGEDIRRPLVDLRELLAEVRAAGEKGLQLTRFKGLGEMNAEELRETTLDPANRTLVKVNLTDVGAADEMFRLLMGDKVEPRREFIEKHALDVRNLDV; from the coding sequence ATGAGCGACGATACCCCTTCGGATCCCGATTTCAAGCACGTCACGGATGCTGGCGAAACGCCCGACGCATCAGCTAGCGCGGACGCACCCGTCGTGGCAGCGAAGCCCCGACTGAGTGCGAATGCAGAATACACCGATAAAGATCTGCAACACCTTTCGGACCTCGAACACGTTCGTGAACGTCCAGGGATGTACATTGGCGATACGGCGAACCGAGGGCTGCACCATTTGGTCTACGAGGTGGTCGACAATTCGATTGACGAGGCCATGGCCAAGTTTGCCAACACCGTTTCGGTCACCGTCCATACCGACGGCAGCGTGACGGTGGAAGATGATGGACGTGGAATCCCCGTCACGCGTCATGACCAACTCTCCGAAGAGCTTGATCGTGAAGTCAGCACGCTCGAAGGCGTCATGACCGTCTTGAAATTTGGCGGCAAGTTTGAGAAGGGAGCCTACCAAACCTCTGGCGGCCTTCATGGGGTTGGCGTGACGGTGGTGAACTTCCTCAGCCAATGGGCCGAAGTCGAGGTCAGCCGCGACGGGTTCACTTGGACGCAAGAATACGAACGGGGCGTGCCCACGGGACCGGTCGTCAAAGGGCGCGCGACCAAACGCACCGGAACCAAAACGACGTTTAAGGCTGACAGCCGTATCTTTAGCGTCACCAAGTACAGTTTCGACATGCTCAACAAGCGGTTGCAGGAGTTAGCGTTTCTGAACAGCGGCGTCCACATCAAGTTTCACGATGAGCGCAATGGCGAGGGGGGGGATTTCAAGTACGAACGTGGGATCGTTGAATTTGTCGAACACCTCAACCGCGCTAGCGATGTGCTGCACAGCGATGTGATCCAACTTATCGGCGAGAAAGACGGAACGGAATATGAGATCGCGTTGCAATACAGCACCGAGTTCACGGAGAATGTTCAATCGTATGTCAACAACATTCACACGATTGAAGGGGGAACGCATGTCTCGGGGTTCCGGTCGGCGCTGACACGAACACTGAATACTTACGGAAAGAAAGAGAATCTTTTCAAAGGATCTACCATCCCAGGAGGGGATGATTTTCGTGAAGGGATCACGGCGGTCATTAGCGTGCGGGTTCCTCATCCACAATTCGAAGGGCAAACGAAAACGAAGCTCGGCAACAGTGAGGTCGAAGGGATCATTAACACGGGCGTTGGTGAGCAGTTGGCAAAGTACATGGAAGAGAACCCGCGAATTGCCAAGACGATCGTCCGCAAGGGGTTGTTGGCTGCCGAGGCTCGCGAAGCCGCCCGCAAAGCAAAAGACCTGTTGCGCAAACGTAAAGACGCGCTCGGTGGTGGTGGATTGCCTGGAAAGCTACGAGATTGCATCAGCAAAAACATGGAGGAGTGCGAGGTCTACCTGGTCGAAGGTGACTCGGCCGGCGGATCGGCCGAAGGAGGCCGAATGCGAGAATTCCAAGCGATCTTGCCGCTGCGTGGAAAGATCATCAACGCTTACAAGAGCCGCGAAGACAAGGTGCTTGCCAACGAAGAGGTTCAATCGATGATCCAAGCGATCGGAACCGGCATCGGCGCCGATCAGGATTTGACCAAACGTCGCTATAACAAAGTTATCATCATGACGGACGCGGATGTGGACGGAAGCCACATTCGCACGCTGCTGCTCTGTTTCTTCTATCGTCAAATGTACCAATTGGTCGCTGGCGGTCACGTTTATGTGGCACAACCACCGCTGTTTCGCGTCCAGCATGGCAAGTCGCGTTATTACGTGCAAAGCGAAGAGGAGATGAAGGGGCAACTGCTCGAACGCGGTCTCAATGACACCGTGTTTGAGGCCGAAGACGGTCGTCGAGCCGAGGGCGAAACGATGCGTCGACTGTGCACCACGCTCGCCTCGATGGAAGACGCGATCCTCGCGCTCGAACGACGTGGTGTGTCGCTTCGTATCCACGCCGAACGTCTCGATCCGGTCGCCGGGAAGTTGCCTTCGCTGCTGCTGACCTATGAGAACGAAGAACATTGGTTCCACACTCAAGAAGAGGTCGAAACGCTGCTGAATGAAAAGGGTTGGTTGCTTGATAACGAAGAAATTGAAGAAGACGATTCGGTCGAGATCAACGAAGACGACGCCGAAGCGAAGGTGGAACCGGAAAAGCCCGAAGTGATGGCCCATCTGGCCGAGCTTCACGAGGTTCGAACAATCAACAGCGGGTTGAAGGACTTGCAGCCACTCGGTTTTGGACTGGAGGACATCATTCCGATCGAGCGCACCGGAGCAACCACGCCGCGGTTTGAGTTGATTCGAGGCGAGGACATCCGACGCCCTCTCGTGGATCTTCGCGAGCTACTTGCCGAAGTGCGCGCGGCTGGCGAAAAGGGGTTGCAATTGACGCGGTTCAAGGGACTGGGGGAAATGAATGCGGAAGAGCTCCGCGAAACCACGCTGGACCCAGCAAACCGGACACTGGTGAAAGTCAACTTGACCGATGTCGGTGCGGCGGACGAGATGTTCCGTCTGCTGATGGGCGACAAAGTAGAACCACGTCGTGAATTCATCGAGAAGCACGCGCTCGACGTCCGAAACCTGGATGTGTAG
- the hemB gene encoding porphobilinogen synthase encodes MSQSIRGPYPTTRMRRVRRHEWSRRLVAENRLCVSDLIWPVFVFEGKGRQPIPSLPGVDRLGTDQIARMADSAVRLGIPAIALFPATPIELKTEDAAEALNQDNLVCRTVRSVKKHVGDSLGVICDVALDPYSSHGHDGLVRDGYVVNDETIEMLCQQAIVQATAGCDIIAPSDMMDGRIGAIRKALDYGGFHDVQIMAYAAKYASAFYGPFRDAVGSAGNLGTASKSTYQQDPAQSDEAIQEVALDLAEGADSVMVKPGMPYLDIVHRVKATFGVPTFAYQVSGEYAMLSAAAQNGWLDRKRVVLESLLGFKRAGADGVLTYFAEEVAQWLVE; translated from the coding sequence ATGAGTCAGAGTATCAGGGGGCCGTATCCCACCACACGGATGCGCCGTGTGCGGCGTCACGAATGGTCCCGGCGATTGGTTGCGGAAAACCGATTGTGCGTCAGTGATCTGATTTGGCCTGTCTTTGTGTTCGAGGGCAAAGGGCGGCAACCAATACCAAGTCTGCCGGGCGTCGATCGGCTCGGGACCGATCAAATCGCCCGAATGGCTGACTCGGCTGTCCGGCTCGGGATCCCCGCGATCGCACTGTTTCCCGCCACGCCGATCGAGCTAAAGACGGAGGACGCAGCGGAGGCCCTCAATCAGGACAATTTGGTTTGCCGGACCGTTCGCAGCGTGAAAAAACATGTCGGTGATTCGCTCGGCGTGATTTGTGATGTCGCTTTGGATCCCTACAGCAGCCACGGCCACGATGGGTTGGTCCGTGACGGCTATGTCGTGAATGACGAAACCATTGAGATGTTGTGTCAACAAGCCATCGTCCAAGCCACCGCAGGGTGTGACATCATCGCGCCGAGCGACATGATGGATGGACGGATCGGAGCGATTCGCAAGGCGCTGGACTATGGCGGATTCCATGACGTCCAGATCATGGCCTACGCCGCCAAATATGCCAGCGCGTTTTATGGACCGTTTCGTGATGCCGTCGGTTCAGCCGGCAACCTCGGCACCGCGAGCAAAAGCACCTACCAGCAAGATCCAGCACAGAGTGACGAAGCGATCCAAGAGGTTGCGTTAGATCTTGCCGAAGGGGCTGACTCGGTCATGGTGAAACCGGGCATGCCCTACTTGGACATTGTCCATCGCGTCAAAGCGACCTTTGGTGTTCCGACTTTCGCTTATCAAGTCAGCGGTGAGTACGCGATGTTGTCGGCGGCGGCTCAGAACGGGTGGCTCGACCGCAAAAGGGTTGTGCTTGAGAGCTTGTTGGGATTCAAGCGAGCCGGTGCGGATGGCGTCCTGACCTACTTTGCCGAAGAGGTGGCACAGTGGTTGGTGGAGTAG
- a CDS encoding sensor histidine kinase, which translates to MFRFIKGVFASMSLERKCLLFFGSAILVLMCAAFFVVQLLAKRLVTNTTRQRARDYAAEELYIIHSDAKWSAELPSETVTSNQESLNELRAELLTATIDFEVLALQDSMPYEKLPTIDQPETPHELELLKGLEPQYRSWLARQIGQDRPDVERPLDLGDNEAMSRIGLLGKTVFAEDGPIDDRYVFYYPVFFKPTCVLSCHHPVGREFSTSPDVDPMTLAEQYPYRVFRIRMPYQETADQTDMIRAIVIALAMAIITATLYVLHAIVRFLVLQPLYHLRDVSDAITHGDTNQRATIDTEDEFRELADAFNRMLRHLTETQDKIQEVNRELDARVDQFAQLNLQLYEANRLKSDFLANMSHELRTPLNSIIGFSEVLSGIDSLNDKQRRYASNIQKSGRLLLEMINDILDLAKVEAGKMELRRSEFDVGRLVSAQCDMIHSLSEEKNISLSVETAEDLPKSYQDQNKLGQIINNLLSNAIKFTPEGGMITVRVEDAGEGRFRLSVKDTGVGIAEEDQPIIFQKFRQSQKVLNNEGLTREFAGTGLGLSIVKELAKLLGGEVDFESELGRGSTFWVTLPWRLSDRAAAELPLGSPTVAGASPAELESLNPSKETATG; encoded by the coding sequence ATGTTTCGCTTCATCAAAGGCGTTTTCGCATCCATGAGCCTAGAGCGGAAGTGTCTGCTCTTTTTCGGTTCTGCGATTCTCGTTTTGATGTGTGCTGCGTTCTTTGTGGTCCAATTGCTCGCGAAGCGGCTGGTCACCAACACGACGCGCCAACGGGCTCGCGATTACGCCGCAGAAGAGCTTTACATCATCCATAGCGATGCCAAATGGTCCGCGGAACTGCCGAGCGAAACGGTGACCAGCAACCAAGAGTCGCTCAACGAGCTGCGTGCCGAACTGCTAACGGCGACGATCGACTTCGAGGTGCTGGCACTGCAAGATTCGATGCCGTACGAAAAGCTCCCCACGATCGATCAGCCGGAAACGCCGCACGAGCTTGAGCTGTTGAAGGGACTCGAGCCGCAGTATCGTTCTTGGCTTGCTCGCCAAATCGGCCAAGACCGACCCGATGTGGAGCGTCCGCTTGACTTGGGCGACAACGAGGCGATGAGTCGGATTGGGCTACTCGGAAAGACCGTGTTTGCCGAAGACGGGCCGATCGACGATCGCTATGTTTTCTACTACCCCGTCTTCTTCAAGCCGACTTGTGTTTTGTCTTGCCACCATCCGGTCGGCAGAGAGTTTTCGACCTCGCCCGATGTCGATCCCATGACATTGGCCGAGCAGTATCCGTATCGAGTCTTTCGCATCCGAATGCCCTATCAGGAAACGGCTGACCAGACGGACATGATTCGCGCCATTGTCATTGCCTTAGCGATGGCGATCATTACGGCAACGTTGTACGTACTGCACGCGATTGTCCGGTTCCTTGTGTTGCAACCTCTTTATCACCTGCGTGACGTGAGCGACGCCATTACTCACGGCGACACGAACCAACGTGCGACCATTGACACCGAAGACGAATTCCGAGAACTCGCCGATGCATTCAACCGAATGCTGCGCCACTTGACCGAAACGCAAGACAAGATTCAAGAAGTCAACCGCGAACTCGACGCGCGGGTGGACCAATTCGCTCAATTGAACTTGCAGCTTTACGAAGCCAACCGTTTGAAGAGCGACTTCTTGGCCAACATGAGTCACGAGTTACGAACGCCACTGAACAGCATCATCGGCTTCTCCGAGGTGCTTTCCGGGATCGACTCACTCAACGACAAACAGAGGCGATACGCGTCAAACATCCAAAAAAGCGGGCGTTTGTTGCTTGAAATGATCAACGACATCTTAGATTTGGCCAAAGTGGAAGCCGGAAAAATGGAGCTACGGCGGAGCGAGTTTGACGTGGGGCGACTGGTTTCCGCCCAATGCGATATGATCCATTCGCTGTCGGAAGAGAAGAACATTTCGTTGTCAGTGGAAACGGCTGAGGATTTACCAAAGTCCTACCAGGACCAAAACAAGCTGGGTCAGATCATCAATAACCTGCTTAGCAACGCGATCAAATTTACACCTGAGGGTGGCATGATTACCGTCCGCGTGGAAGACGCAGGCGAGGGTCGATTTCGTTTGTCGGTCAAAGACACGGGAGTTGGCATCGCCGAGGAGGATCAACCGATTATCTTCCAGAAGTTCCGGCAGAGCCAGAAGGTGTTGAACAACGAGGGATTGACCCGCGAATTCGCAGGCACGGGACTGGGGCTTTCGATTGTCAAGGAACTTGCAAAGCTGCTTGGTGGCGAGGTGGACTTTGAAAGCGAGCTGGGGCGCGGCAGCACGTTTTGGGTGACACTCCCATGGCGGCTAAGCGATCGGGCCGCAGCAGAATTGCCTCTGGGTTCACCCACCGTTGCAGGAGCGTCACCGGCGGAACTCGAGTCACTCAACCCATCAAAGGAAACGGCAACAGGATAA
- a CDS encoding thioredoxin domain-containing protein, with protein sequence MNLLSNSLSPYLLQHKDNPVDWYPWGEEAFEKARETDRPIFLSVGYAACHWCHVMEHESFEDESIARFLNENFVSIKVDREERPDIDQIYMNAVQLMTGRGGWPMSVFLDHDRKPFYAGTYWPATPRGGMPGFTNVLDALADAWKNRREEVEDHAGKITDSLHQLASGTAEPASSVPGDSIVQQATSRLLQVLDRKDGGFGSAPKFPHATDLNLLLRRSLTTEDNELADAAELTLDRMADGGIRDHIGGGFARYSVDGKWLVPHFEKMLYDNALLAQVYVRAFQVTGNQRHAAVAREVLDYLDREMIDPSGGFHCSEDADSEGVEGKYYVWTPAEVKQILGDDEGARFCQVYDITEAGNFEGNSIANLPRSIESWAVQWSMPDLAEQLAGQREKLRVIRDSRIHPGRDDKILTAWNSLAISAFAVAGGVLDCPRYIEIARRAMKFTLGNMMTDDGRLKHAFRQGQSHLAGYVDDYAFTIEALLSLFEVTGQARCVARAVKLAERMIEHFEDKDAGGFFYTADDSETLITRTKDWHDGSLVSGNASAVMSLLKLSRLGDRDDFRDAAERTLRMASDILESQSAACAGLVAALDHFHNDSEQLVLAVSDKETMQSMRSLLLSRFRPHTTLSWVIGEPPPSGPMVALNQSRYAIDGEPTLYRCEDFSCDAPMKSIEVTSWLRRDAR encoded by the coding sequence ATGAATCTTCTTTCCAACTCACTCAGCCCCTATCTGCTCCAGCATAAGGATAATCCAGTCGATTGGTATCCATGGGGCGAGGAAGCGTTCGAGAAAGCACGCGAAACCGACCGCCCCATCTTTCTATCGGTCGGTTACGCCGCCTGCCATTGGTGTCATGTGATGGAGCACGAGAGTTTCGAGGACGAATCGATCGCCCGATTTCTCAACGAAAACTTCGTCTCCATCAAAGTCGATCGCGAGGAGCGACCGGACATCGATCAGATCTACATGAACGCCGTCCAGTTGATGACCGGGCGGGGCGGTTGGCCGATGAGTGTCTTTCTGGATCATGACCGGAAACCGTTCTATGCAGGGACCTATTGGCCTGCGACGCCGCGAGGGGGTATGCCAGGCTTCACCAATGTTCTCGATGCGCTCGCTGACGCTTGGAAGAACCGACGGGAAGAAGTCGAGGATCACGCGGGTAAGATCACCGACTCGCTGCATCAGCTCGCAAGCGGCACTGCAGAGCCTGCAAGCTCTGTACCTGGGGATTCGATTGTTCAACAGGCAACTTCACGATTGCTGCAAGTCCTTGATCGCAAAGATGGCGGTTTTGGTTCCGCGCCAAAGTTTCCCCACGCAACGGATTTGAACCTGCTGCTTCGCCGAAGTCTGACCACGGAGGACAACGAGCTTGCGGATGCTGCGGAATTGACACTCGACCGGATGGCTGACGGCGGTATCCGCGATCACATCGGCGGTGGGTTTGCCCGCTACAGCGTCGACGGAAAATGGCTGGTCCCCCATTTCGAAAAGATGCTCTACGACAATGCGTTGTTGGCTCAAGTGTACGTAAGAGCGTTCCAAGTTACCGGAAACCAGCGACATGCTGCGGTCGCTCGCGAAGTCCTCGACTATCTTGATCGCGAGATGATCGATCCCTCCGGCGGCTTTCACTGCAGCGAAGATGCGGATAGTGAAGGGGTCGAAGGCAAGTACTACGTTTGGACGCCTGCTGAAGTCAAACAGATACTCGGGGATGACGAGGGAGCGCGGTTCTGCCAAGTTTACGACATCACCGAAGCTGGCAACTTCGAAGGCAATAGCATCGCGAATTTGCCTCGCTCGATCGAGAGCTGGGCAGTGCAGTGGTCGATGCCTGATCTTGCGGAACAATTGGCGGGGCAGCGAGAGAAACTGCGGGTGATTCGTGATAGCCGAATCCACCCCGGGCGCGACGACAAGATTCTGACAGCCTGGAACTCGTTGGCAATTTCCGCGTTTGCGGTTGCCGGTGGCGTCTTGGATTGCCCTCGCTATATCGAGATCGCTCGACGCGCGATGAAGTTCACGCTCGGCAACATGATGACCGACGACGGCCGATTGAAGCATGCATTCCGCCAGGGACAATCACATCTCGCAGGCTACGTCGATGACTATGCCTTTACGATCGAGGCTCTTCTTTCGCTGTTCGAAGTCACCGGTCAAGCTCGCTGCGTTGCGCGAGCGGTCAAGCTTGCGGAACGGATGATCGAGCACTTTGAAGACAAAGATGCGGGTGGTTTTTTCTACACCGCAGATGATTCGGAAACGCTGATCACGCGTACCAAGGATTGGCATGACGGCAGCCTAGTCAGTGGCAATGCGTCGGCTGTGATGAGCCTATTGAAATTATCGCGACTCGGTGATCGGGACGATTTCCGTGATGCTGCTGAGCGCACACTAAGGATGGCCTCGGACATTTTGGAATCGCAATCGGCTGCCTGCGCAGGATTGGTCGCGGCGCTAGACCATTTCCACAACGATTCCGAGCAATTGGTGTTGGCGGTTTCAGACAAGGAAACGATGCAGTCGATGCGTTCATTGCTACTAAGTCGTTTTCGGCCACACACGACGCTTTCCTGGGTCATCGGCGAACCACCCCCATCGGGCCCAATGGTCGCATTGAACCAAAGCCGATATGCCATTGACGGCGAGCCCACGCTGTATCGATGCGAAGATTTCAGCTGTGACGCACCGATGAAATCAATCGAAGTGACAAGCTGGCTCCGCCGCGACGCCCGCTAG